Within Aricia agestis chromosome Z, ilAriAges1.1, whole genome shotgun sequence, the genomic segment GTTGTGGTTTagacttaagagttaagactcaCACGAACTAGTCCCAGTAAAATGTATCGTTCTCGcgaaatatatttaaggttGACATCAATAAAATGCAACTTACAGTGACATTATCTTTGGAGTTGTGGCAAGCGATTTGGACATCTGGCGGGCAGCGTTTATTGCAATCGTCCCATGTTAGGCCAACGACTGCCATCGCTCCTCCAGAAATCTTGGAGTCCTGAACACTTTTTATCCTCCAGTATGTGGCCAGTATAGCTTGTTTTGCGGCTAGTGCCCCATCACCATATGCACAGcctaaaattttgtataatttagctaaggcattttttaatgaaataagggggcaaacgagcaaacgggtcacctgatggaaagcaacttccgtcgcccatggacactcgcagcatcagaagagctgcaggtgcgttgccggccttttaagagggaatagggtaataggggagggtagggaagggaagggaaaaggggcgggtaggggattgggcctccggtaaactcactcactcggcgatacacagcgcaagcgctgtttcacgccggttttctgggagaacgtggtatttctccggtcgagccggcccattcgcgccgaagcatggctctcccacgtgtaaacgttttaaaaattaattacacgTGTAAACGTGtagttagtttttaatttttatcaaaatctataAATACTACTGGGTGCGAAACTACTGGCACAAATCCGATGAAAGGCGGTTATTAAATGAAAGAATAGTAGAAACACTTATGTTCATGAGATACTTGCCTATTTCTCCAAGGGAGTGCCCAATTATACCATGCGGATTGATTCCGATCGACCGTAGAAAATCAACAAGAGCAATTTGAACTGCTGTGATGGACAGAAACGATGTAAAGGCACTGGCTTCTGATTCTGGAGACTCCCTTAGTAAGTAATAAAGATCCACATCATACGGTTTTAATGCTTCTGCGCAAATGTCTAGAGTTTTGCTGAATACTGGTACCCGAAATAGTTTTCTGTACGACCCGGACCAATGTTGTTTGAATCCAGAGAAAACAAACCAGACCGGTCTGCTCTCATTGTCTAGTTCCTGtgagaaacaaaataataaatagatgTTAGTCGGACTATCGCCATCAGCTTGCAGTGAGCCATTAGAGTGTATTTTAAGATGGCTTTCTTGAATTCGATCATTTAGTTTGTCATTGGTTAATTGGAATTTTACAGTAATGACACTGCAAAAATATTACTGACCCATTCAGCTCACAGCGAGTTGCAGCCTGGCTGAACAATACGCCCGTCGGAGATGTCCTTTGCGACTAGTAACCTGGGGAAGGTTATTAGTCGCAAAGGACAtttctatctatacatattataaaacaaagtcgctgttttttccctcatgtccctttgttccctaatctttaaaactacgcaacagattttgatgattctttcagtgttagatagcccatttatcgaggaaggctataggctatattttatcacgctaagactaataggagcgaagaaatagaggaaaatgtggaaaaaacggggaaaattatttgaaagggctaacttgaacgcgctaatctcaggaactactggtccgatttgaaaaaatttttcagtgttagatagcctatttattaaggatggctataggctatattttatcacgctaagactaataggagaatgtggaaaaaaagggggaaattatttgaaagggcttatctcgcgaactactggagcaatttttatgttatttggcacagataagaagtagaccacgtgaacgatcataggctatcgattttaataattttttcagtggctatatattttatacccgtgcgacgccggggcgggtcgctagtagaaGATAAAAGCTTCTTACTGATATTTGTTCGTTAGCTGCGTCTGTAAGAAGTCGATATCCGCGATGCGTGTGTTTTGGAATATTTTTGGAGTGTACGGCATCTAGCAACGCATGTAGATCGGCGTCCTTTGGATGCTCAGCTGCTAGGTTCAAGAGTGATTTAACAGCATCCTCTGTTCTTCCAGAAGCTACTATCAATCGAGGTATCTCATAGTCCGTTGGCACACTACGATTTCCAACACCCCCTTCTATTATAACATGCGCGTTAGCTCCACCATACCCAAAGGAATTGACGCTAACGAGTCCACCTGTCCATTCTGTATTTTTATCTACAAcctaaaaaagttaaatataaaattatataacaataattttgaaatattttaaagtttgtaCCATAGATTACATACCTTTATCCGACCGTCGTGCAGAGAAGTAATTTCCGGATTTGGCGCCACGTAGTGTAAATTCGCGGGAATAACATTGCGTTCCATAGCTAGAAGTACTTTTATAATGGAGCAAAGACCGGCAGCCACCTCTGCATGTCCCATGTTGGATTTCAACGAACCAATAAGCAGCGGGCTCGATCTATTCTTGCAAATGACTTCCGTTATTGAGGTCACCTCCTCAAAATCTCCTGCCTAAAAAATTACATCAACAACTTAAACTGTAAACACGTTCAATCAAtcagtactttttattttttatgaaataatgggggcaaacgagcaaacgggtcacctgatggaaagcaacttccgtcgcccatggacactcgcagtatcagaagagctgcaggtgcgttgccggccttttaagagggattagggtaataggagagggtagggaagggaagggaataggggagggtagggaagggacgggaataggggagggtagggaagggaatagggtagaggattcagcctccggtaaactcactcactcggcgaaacacagcgcaagcgctgtttcacgccggttttctgtgagaacgtggtatttctccggtagtaccaaatataagtataaaaatattttgtttcaataaataatattgagtcatttcatttacttttgTTCCTGACCCGTGAGCTTCAACGAAGGCGACGTCCTCGGATTTTAGCTGTGCATCCTTATACGCACTCTTTATAAGTTGCCGCTGCATCTCTCCGGAGGGATAGGTAATTCCTTGGGTCTTATATCCATCTGTGTTTACACTCACACCACGCACAGTAGCGTAGACCCGGCGGGCGCTACTTCGTTTTTGGATCAAAATGGAGACCACAGCTTCGCTCTTCACGAATCCTGAGGCGCTTTCGTCGAAGGCGGCACATTTTCCGCTCGGCGATAGCAAACCTAGTCGGTCGAAGCAAATGGAGCCGTGGGGTCGGAGGTATAAGTTTGCCCCCGCGATCACAGCCGCATCGCATTCTCCAGACCGTATCGCTCGCACCGCTTGAGCCAGCGCCACCATAGTACTCGAGCAGCCAGTATTTATGGTCATGGAGGGCCCCCTGAAGTCGAAACTGTAGGATATTCTGTTGGAAAACATCGCGCGACAGCAGCCCGTTTGGGTGTAACCGACTATTTTCTCCAAATCCTGATTCCATAGTTCCTCGCTATCGGAGAAACTGGCTCCGACGAAGACTCCCGTCCTCGAACCCCTCAACTCTTCCGGGTTTATTCCGGCGTCGACGAGCGTTTCGTGAGTGACTTCCAGCAATTTCCGTATCTGGGCGTCCATTCGATTCGCTTGCTGAGGAGGCACAGAGAAAAAAGCGGCATCAAAGTTGCATAAGTTCTTCAGTTTTCCCAATCTCCGCGGCAGCCCGTGGAGACCTGAAAATGAAGATAGGATGTAGATTTCTGTGTTAGATCTCCGCCAGCATTACAACTTCGTCattttacatacatatttcaTGATAACCACATCGATGTGGTGCGTCGCCAGACCTGTTGTTTTGTCGAACGGAATAACGAAGAGATGATAAAGGGGGGTGAATATGTGTTATTAGAATCTTGTGTCGAGTTGACGTGCGTCGCTACAGtgtgttacatcctgtatagatatagtaacaaaactaagtgaattttagggtgtgtatgaatTATAAAgacttcgctgtgaaagtagcagtgcagaaagagtaagtatttttttcacctTTCTATGGGAAAAtgcatgacgctggggcgcttgcccatacaaatcacaaaaaaaattggtctttcagcgctgctactttcacattgtactctctacaaggaacgcgtacacaccctaaagcattatcacttacttttgttacatgtTGTATAAACTAAGGAATCGATCACGATTCACGATCAACGCTGTCACTTACCGCCTGGCCATCGCTCATCATCTTCTGTGACCAAGTCGATGCCATCGTACAGTTTCCGAGCGAACTCCTCCACGCTGTCCGACTGCGGCAGGCGGCCCGACATACCCGATATCACCAAGTCCTCCATCATGAACTGAAGGGTGAATTAGCTGAAAATACACGTCTTTTAGtatacttaagaggagtccacgccgccgtttctccatacaaacgctgtcccctgtttcctccctggataatgccggtagagttatgatttatttcctgaatatctatggccactattagcatgtccctatgttttcttctttttcataatttaattattaaaaaagataagaacgtccaaaaacccaaaaaaatggccagattttcctctgtgttcaaacacccagaaaacaaaactggctagaatatacaaaaaaaaaaaaaaaacataggaacacagctcaagccttgctttaattcttaatgaaaaaatgacttaaatcggttaagttttggagaaggaatcagccgacaacgaatcgaagattttctgttcttttattagaacttttgtcgtgttgtttctatcgcgctctgcggtgggagactttaGATTGGttagacagcaatacattttcaaatacctattttcaatttctctcgcccctggtgtatcctctttgATTGTGACCCACGGGCCACTAAGGCCAAAAGgagtttgtggcccgtataaaaaaaggttaggtGCAGTGGCTGGATAATAACTAAGTTTATCTCAGATTATAAGCCTACTGTTTTATAATCTGCGAGTTTCCCAGTTATAACACAATACAAACTTATATAGTACAGTAAATCGACCGCGTTCTTGAAATCAAACTCGTGCAACACAGATTAGTTTTATACGCGATATGCATAAtagactaggacgagtcggcgcatgagtaccgaaaactattccacctcaattttttaatgcgatcctcttcaaattgccctcctgatgatataaatgcatgttgccatggcgcaacccggtgGCGTATTTACAAAGGCTATACCATTTGAGTCACGAGCCAGACTCTAATAGATGAGCTTTTGTTTATGCATATTACTCGACAATACCTATTCTATCtcagtaaaaaaattgactcAAATGGATTAGCTTTTTGCCttaatattttcaaagaaaatgcATGGACAAAACCTAGTACTGTATTATACATATTCACTCAAATAGATAAGCTTTTGTCGATATATTTTCAAACATTACATACTAACAAAACCTAGTCGAATAGAGGCTCACCGCCATATTTGTTTATCGTGCCATACTGTATGGCACGATCTGACTGTTACGGTTACCAACtacgtttaaattgtaaaaatactaagctaatcgtaaatttgataaaaatgatGGCTAAGGTTcagaaacctaccccaattttttGGTGCTCACATGGGTTGAGAAAGGATGTTTTGGGTCACAAAAACCCCCCCACCTCCCATTTAGGAGAAAtttacatttgaaattttcgtaatcttgTTCGATAAGGTCATCTGTTTTCTGGTAATTATGTGTAACTTACTAGGGAGTGCCTCCGTACCTACGAACCGAAAGGAGGGttcggggggctgtgccccccgccaaaacaaaaacaaacacaatccagaaaatccaaaagttggttaggttaggttagaacttagaccacaacacagagggagccgagcgagcgcagcgagcgtgcttcggcagcagccggcgaccgtcaccaaataaaaggggggctcgggaggcgcagccccccgccaaaactaaaacaaacacaatccggAAAGTCCAAaactaggttaggttagaaccgtgactgtgctgcggcagcaccAGTCACCGCCACAAATCACGCCTCAGAATCCCAAAAATTTCAAAGGTTAGTAGCTCCAAAACTGAGTTTCTCAGTGTGGATTTGGTACGGGGGGAGGTGTTTACCCCTCCTTCCCACTCCCTCCTCGCCTCCGCTCCCCATCAATCTTGGGGTAGTATGAAAATTGGTttcagcgtatgcaaaagtgtgtcgatcatcgcggcgaatatttcgaaaagcaataaaaccatattaaatgatatatgtttgtttctttttttaattccggatacataagtAGCAGCCctcatacctagcggaatagagaaacaaagacctgaacaagagagatgtcactatcagtaacactgcgtggtaaaaagagacgtatgatacatgacagcagcactctttttttgacgtccagtcggcacgtgccgcacgttgacaatttaatctcatagaaatcatgttcaatcatgcttgtgtaagtgtatacctaCGTAGTACGTTAAGAACCTAGGGCCCTTTCTGAGCCCTAGTTGCACTTacataattacaatattaacgTTTCTTAAGTTTTTCGGGTGTTGTCGCGTCGTATTTGCCGACCGTGAAAGACATAAGCAATAAAGCAACATTAACTAATTACCTAAATTCTCCTAACAatatcctgcatcgcgctatcgaagtttcggagaaacGGCAAGACAAAGGTATACAACCTCTGAAATGACGTCAACTTCGGCCTGACAGAGCATGCtttctctctcggtcggaagatagACATTACAGTTTattctaattatattttaaatatttactcacCTAAAGTTGACGGGATCTGTGTTGCTTCTTAGACTGTCGAGTCTCAACTCAACGCAGATGCTGCATAAAAATaacaactataataatattatatactattcattacatattatgtatctcttaattaataagtaatttgaatacatttatgaatcaaaaaaatatgtataaatcatttttaacttaccattatctatactaatattataaatgcgaaagtatctctgtctgtctgtctgtctcgctttcacgccaaaactactgaaccaattgtaatgaaattttgtacacagatagtctaaagcctgagaaaggacataggctacttttttactggaaaagggggttgtaagggggtgaaaatgcgtaaatttggtcaaattaagttagttccaaaaactcaaaatagatggcgccaaaagtcccctagatcgcgctattgcttgctcatgcgtatttctttaagaggtggtaccatgtttagCTTGAAtttttgattctttcgattgttatacatgttctatactaatattataaatgcgaaagtatctctgtctgtctgtctgtctcgctttcacgccaaaactactgaaccgattgtaatgaaattttgtacacagatagtctaaagcctgagaaaggacataggctacttctttactggaaaagggggttgtaagggagtgaaaatgcgtaaatttggtcaaattaagttagttccaaaaactcaaaatagatggcgccaaaaGTCCCCTAGAttgcgctattgcttgctcatgcgtatttctataagaggtggtaccatgttaagcttgaatttttgattctttcgattgttatacatgttctatactaatattataaatgcgaaagtatctctgtctgtctgtctgtctcgctttcacgccaaaactactgaaccgattgtaatgaaattttgtacacagatagtctaaagcctgagaaaggacataggctactttttaactggaaaagggtaagggggtgtaaatgcgtaaatttggtcaaattaagttagttccaaaaactggaacagatggcgccaagagtcgcctagatcgcgctatcgcttgctcatatgtatttttataagaggtggtaccatgttgagttaatatttcgattctttcgattgttatacatgttattaaataactcacgtaccaacatagaaatcagaaacaacagtctaccaataataaatactaaatagtttatggcctatgggtattggctattgggcaaagctaaagttgtgtaatgcattatgcagctaagttgtgtgacgctaaataagctttaaaaggtataaaaaagtttaattaaaaaaaacatattatgtgcacactacacggctgttttgggtattttgatttaaggggtaccagggttttaaaaagcttttgacaccaattttattgacaccgcgcgctataaactgaagtccacgcggacgaagtcgcgggcaacagctagtgagtAATAATAATCAGCCATAATGTGAGATATCTAGAAACAATTAGGTAAATATGTTTATTAgcattaaataaaacaataagaagCTTTAAAAATTAACCCTTAGTATAATTTTAAGGTAAGTTCTATGAATGAACACACATTAGCTTAATCAGTTATTTAGGATTTAAAAGAAGAAATTTACATGTTgtcttttttaatttgaaaaacatcaattaaaatatacattataatgAATAACCTCGTAAAAATGACATATTTCaagttaaacataaaaaatttatatacGAGCGTAGGTTGCTGTATGGGTTTTctcgtaatataaaatttaataattaacaaacctaaaatagatccttgtAGTACAGTGTAAGTCTCTTTTGGTTTGGCCTCTACATAGtacattatcttatatctttaaacgagcaattcttgtatatacataattggaatctcagaatcggctccaacgattttcatgaaatttagtatatagggggtttcgggggcgataaatcgatctagctaggaatcatttttagaaaatgtcattttattcgtgttttatcgaataccgagcaaagctcggtcaaatagctagtaatgatttaaataacaaattcTATACTTGGAATGTTTAATTAAAGCATGAACACAAAGATACAGCTTTTCGTCATTCAATCTCGATATTATTGTGCAATTataatcatgggcgtaccgaggggggggcacgaggggcagctgcccccccccccccccccctggatcatgttgacgtccctattaagtatattatatagtactttcatctataaaaattaaaaataataaaacgaattttgccatttgtttgcaatacaatattttttttattctttataaacacctagcttataaaaaatctgatttgcccccccctggcccagaatctgcgtaatttgcccccccccccctggcccagaacctggataatttgccccccccctggcccagaacctgggtacgcccatgattatAATCATGGTGATTTCAATTAAATGCTTCGTAGAGGTCAAAATTTCTACGAAAATATACCATATAGGttcttaattattaaaaatcgtCACGGTCATCAAATTAGCATcaattaaaagtaatttatataataaattgtcAAAATGACTTGAcggtaaatatattaaatattatctaatgATTTATAggctattacttattattatgacGCGAATTAGAATTCAGGACTCATAATAgcgtcataataataaaaaaatattatggtaagAAAATAATAAGTTGCACGGCTTACGACTAATTATCTTTTTTCGTGGAAATTAAAAGTGTATGTAAAACAATCTTCTTCTGACGTCAATTTGTCGCCAGTTCTTTCACACATCACAGCAATTTGTTTTAAACTGTAAACTACCATTATAGGGTAGGAAAGGACTCACAGGAGTGAGGAGACATGAAGAAAATTTTAGAtgattagataataataaacttcTGTGTGGGTCTTTACTTCATTATGACCAAAATATACCCCTATATCTCCTGAATCCCACCAGGCCTGCTATAGATGCCCTGAATTAACCCCAAGCTTACACAAAAATACaagtttctttttaaatatttatttttattatatcaccCGTGATACACTTTATTACGTGCGTCCAGGGAAGGCGCGTTTCTCTCGCAGCTCATCCCAGTGTTCGACCCAGAACTTGGGACAGAGAGTTTCGAAGTATTTCCTGAAGATCTGGCAGTCATCGACTTCACCCAACAATCTGGTACAGCGGTAGTAGTCGCAGTAGTTATCGTAGCAGGCCCTGGAAATATGCACAAAAGGGAAGAGATGGCCGATTTTATAAGTTTGGCCGAACGGGCTATAACATCAATAGAATAAAGGCCGCAGATGATTTAAGGTCGTTTGCCAAAAATGGAACAGAAAGTACATAAGTACACAAGTGGATCCCTTGGCTTAAGCgagcgattttttttaataagaggaaagcaactaccgtcgcccatggacactcgcaatattagaagagctgcagatgcgttgccggcctttatagCGCAACTTATAAGTAACTTAATTTTCCTATACTTACTTGGTTTGATTTTGAAATGGGTAACGCGGGTCGATGCGTAAAGTTCCCAAATCGCATTGATTTTCATTTGAAATCTTCGACATTATTTGAAATTTAACGAGCTTTTACACAAAACATTT encodes:
- the LOC121739473 gene encoding fatty acid synthase-like; translation: MEDLVISGMSGRLPQSDSVEEFARKLYDGIDLVTEDDERWPGGLHGLPRRLGKLKNLCNFDAAFFSVPPQQANRMDAQIRKLLEVTHETLVDAGINPEELRGSRTGVFVGASFSDSEELWNQDLEKIVGYTQTGCCRAMFSNRISYSFDFRGPSMTINTGCSSTMVALAQAVRAIRSGECDAAVIAGANLYLRPHGSICFDRLGLLSPSGKCAAFDESASGFVKSEAVVSILIQKRSSARRVYATVRGVSVNTDGYKTQGITYPSGEMQRQLIKSAYKDAQLKSEDVAFVEAHGSGTKAGDFEEVTSITEVICKNRSSPLLIGSLKSNMGHAEVAAGLCSIIKVLLAMERNVIPANLHYVAPNPEITSLHDGRIKMPYTPKIFQNTRIADIDFLQTQLTNKYQLLVAKDISDGRIVQPGCNSL